The Sulfurimonas sp. genome includes the window TCATTTTGCTTTACTATATTCATATTTACAGCTGCAGCCATAACCTTACCTTCTAATGATAACTCTTGAAGTACTTTGTTTAAAGTAATGCTATCTTTAAATTTTTTTAATTCACCGTTTATAACTATGTTCATTTTAGCTCTTTATTAATATTTTGTAACATATCTTTATGTATTTGAAGTAATTTTTGCATATTGTACCTATTTTTATTGAAATTATTATAAATAATTGATATACTATTTAGTTATAAATAAACTTTAAAAAGAATAATAAATGTTAACTTCTAAAGAAATATTACAATATACAAAAAAATTTTCAATTCTATTTGTTGAAGATCACACTGAACTAAGAGAAAATACGTCAGAAATCTTAAAAAGTTTTTTTGATACAGTTGACTCGGCTGAAGATGGAAAAGTTGCACTTCAAAAATATAAAGATTATTATAAAAATACTTCAAAGTATTATGACATAGTTCTAAGTGATATTCAGATGCCTAATATAAATGGTGTTGAATTAACATCAAATTTATACAACATTAATCCAGCTCAACTTTTAATTATACTATCTGCTCACGATGATTCTAGATACCTTATGCCACTTATTAATTTAGGTATTGAACAATTCATAAAAAAACCTATTGACTATCAAGAACTTCTTAGAGCTTTACTAAATAGTTCTAAAAAAATTATCTCTAAATCAATGGAACCAGTTACTACACAATCAAATAAAATTTACTTCAGTGAGAATGTTTTTTTTGATAAGTCAAATAGTTCATTATCAAATAATTCTCAAATTGTTTATTTAACCAAATATGAAATAATTTTCATACAATTATTAAGTGATGACATTGGAAAGATATACTCAAATGAAGCTATATCAGAACATTTTAGGTCATTAAGTGAAAATCTAGATACTCAAAATATTAGAAAATTGGTTTCAAAATTCAGAAAAAAACTGCCAGAAAGCGCTCTAGAAAGCATTTACGGCATCGGTTATAGAATAATTCCTTCTATATACATCTAAGAAAAGAACTTTTAAGTTTATAATTAGCGTATTTTAACTCCCTAGATGATGTTATATCAGTCGGTGTTTATAATGGAGATAGTTTGGATTTAGGTATAAAGAGAAAATCATACAGTTTAAAAAGTTAGGTATTATTCAATAGTTAAACTTAACATATATCGCAGGTGGATTGTTGAATAGAGAACAAAAAAGTTCACCTATAGCCCACTTTTAGTAGTTAATTTTGCTTTTTTTTACTTAAGTGTGAAGATAGTATTTCATAAGAAACCCCCTACGTAAAGGGGCTTTGATAGGTTTAATGGAATTTGTTTAAATTAGCCTACTGAATAACAAATTCTGTAAAATATATACCTTGTATTGTCCCATCTGAAACCATTGCATTTAAAGTATCCATAATTTGGTCACTAACTTTTTGTTTACCCTTTTTTGAAGAAATTTCTTCTAATGATTTAGATGTTAAAATTCTAATAATTCTATCTCTTAAAACAGGAGCTTTACTATCTAGTTCTAAACTTAACTCTTCTCCTTGTAATTCTAAAGACAAAGTTACTTTTAGATAACGACGACCAGCATCACTTTTTAAGTTTACCGTGAATGTATCTACTGGATACAAGATACCAATATCACTCAATTTTCTTGAGTTACTATAATCTCCAGAACTTTTTCTAGGTTTTGTTATACTTTTTTCATTAGCCCGTGATGCTGATCTTTGTACCATCGCTTCATCATCATCACCCATTAATAAAAGAGCGACTACACTACCACCAATAATTATAAGCACTAACACAACAATGATGATAATCATAAGCATTTTGCTAGATGCTTTTTCTTTTGAAGCGCCTTCTGACGCTATCTCTTCTTTATTTTCTTCTTCAGCCATTTTAGATTTCCTTAGTTATTGTATTTATTATATCGGAATTTATAAATTTTTTATAAATCATCTTGTCTTTGTTAAGTCTGTTAAAGGTAAAAACTCATAACTTTGTGCATCATAGTAGTCGATATTACCAGTTGCAATATCGTAATACCAACCATGTATAGATAAATCACCATCTTCAAAGCGTTTTTTTACAACAGGGTAAGTTAAGATATTTTCGATTTGTTTCATTACAGATAATTTTTCTGTTAATCTTAGTAAACTCTCTTTTGGAGCATTGGCACCTAAGCTAAGAATGGCCGTTGTTTTTGCACTTTCACCAAGTTCTAACCACTTTTTTGTATGTATAAGGGATGGATCAGTTATATCTTCATAAAGAGATTTACAAGCACCACAGTGCGTATGCCCACAAATTATGATCTCTTTAATTTTTAAGATGCTAACTGCATACTCAATTCCAGATGCTGTTGCGTGAAAATCTTCATCAGGCTTATAAGGAGGAACAAAATTTCCTACATTTCTTATAACAAATAAATCACCTGGATCAGACTGAATCATTAAATCTGGGATGACTCTAGAGTCAGAGCATCCAATAAAGAGTGATTTTGGACTTTGTCCACTGCTAACAAGAGCTAAAAGAGCTTCTTTATTCTCTTTAAAATAGCTTCTAAATAGTTTATTGCCTTTGGCATATGCTTTCAAGTTCAAAATATGGCCTTTTAACAACACTCTTTTATTTCTAAAACTTTTAAAATTTTTTCAAAAATATCACCAGCTTTTCTATCCATGTCATCATGGTACTCAATAACAAGCACTTCTCTACCTTTTGATATACTTGTTGTATATGTTTCAGGTTTGATTGAGTATTTTGATATTATTGTTTCTATGCAAGTTACTACTTTTTGTTTTTCTTCTTCACCTTTATAAGCTAATGATAATCTTGAAAATCTCTCTTCA containing:
- the thiS gene encoding sulfur carrier protein ThiS, whose amino-acid sequence is MNIVINGELKKFKDSITLNKVLQELSLEGKVMAAAVNMNIVKQNEWGSYIMKESDKLELLDFVGGG
- a CDS encoding response regulator transcription factor codes for the protein MLTSKEILQYTKKFSILFVEDHTELRENTSEILKSFFDTVDSAEDGKVALQKYKDYYKNTSKYYDIVLSDIQMPNINGVELTSNLYNINPAQLLIILSAHDDSRYLMPLINLGIEQFIKKPIDYQELLRALLNSSKKIISKSMEPVTTQSNKIYFSENVFFDKSNSSLSNNSQIVYLTKYEIIFIQLLSDDIGKIYSNEAISEHFRSLSENLDTQNIRKLVSKFRKKLPESALESIYGIGYRIIPSIYI
- the fliL gene encoding flagellar basal body-associated protein FliL; the protein is MAEEENKEEIASEGASKEKASSKMLMIIIIVVLVLIIIGGSVVALLLMGDDDEAMVQRSASRANEKSITKPRKSSGDYSNSRKLSDIGILYPVDTFTVNLKSDAGRRYLKVTLSLELQGEELSLELDSKAPVLRDRIIRILTSKSLEEISSKKGKQKVSDQIMDTLNAMVSDGTIQGIYFTEFVIQ
- a CDS encoding carbonic anhydrase encodes the protein MNLKAYAKGNKLFRSYFKENKEALLALVSSGQSPKSLFIGCSDSRVIPDLMIQSDPGDLFVIRNVGNFVPPYKPDEDFHATASGIEYAVSILKIKEIIICGHTHCGACKSLYEDITDPSLIHTKKWLELGESAKTTAILSLGANAPKESLLRLTEKLSVMKQIENILTYPVVKKRFEDGDLSIHGWYYDIATGNIDYYDAQSYEFLPLTDLTKTR